The DNA segment CGCCAGACGAATCGATGCAGCAGCAGTCATGGCCTAACGACACGAGCACCGGATGATCCTGACGGATGAGCCTCAAAACCGGGATGTTTCTGCCGGAGTGTTTCTGCCAAAAACCCCGTTTCAAACGGCAGCAGACGACAGAACAAATAACCAAAAAAAACGTCTGACCGGAAGGGCCAGACGCTCAAAGGAATGAAGAGTGAGGAGAAATTATTTCTTGGAGGGCTTCAACGAGGCAGCAGCTTTCTCAAAGCGTTCTTTTTCTTTTGCGGGAACTGATTTAGGACAGAACTTCAGCGCTCCTCCAACAATCATGAAGCCGGCATTGTTGAGAAACTGCTTCTCAGGCAAGGGATCTTTGGAGCCAGGGAGCAGACCGCCGTGCTTGCCGTAGATCACATGCAACTGACCCGCAAGGGCAACCGCCAAAGACTTGCTGAAGTCGATCTTTTGCGCCCTTGCTTCACAGAAGGTGGCGATCGACATCACGCCGTAGGTGTTGACCTCCATGGCTGTGGCAGGAGTTGGCTTTGCCTTGGAGGCCTGAGCCAGAGCCGTGGCCGGTGACAGCAAGGGGGCTGCCAGAAAAAGAGCGGCGGCAGCAAATGAACGACGAATCACCTTGATTCCGGGCAGCGTCAATTTTCGAAACTTACCGCCCATGCCAAAGCTGGCTGAGGCTTAGGCGCGGTTGTTGAACTGGGCCATCAGCACAACGGCGCCGTTTAGTCGTCCTCGATCAATCGTCTTCGATCAGCGGCAGGGGATCGGACATTCGAATCTCGTGATGGTGCTCCACGATCGAGAGATCACCGTTTTCCCAGCTGTAGATGGCGCGATAGCGGTAGCGGTCCTGATCGACAAGGCGAATGTGCTCAAGGATGTCCCACTGCTGATAGTGGGATTCGAGGATGGTTTCGTGCTCATCCACCTGTCGCAGCCGGGTGCGCACCGGGTCTCCCGTCAAATAACCGCGACTTCTCTGGAGTTGATGGCCCCACAACGTGGCTTCCATCTCGCCACTGCGCTCAAACCAGGGCTTGCGAGCGAAAAATTCGTCGGAATGCTGGTCTTCTTGATCAGACCACCAGCTGAAGCGGTAGCGGCTCTCACCCACCTGGGGGTGCGCAAACGCCTCCATTTTCAGGTTCATGTCCAGATGGAGAACCTGATCGTCACTGAAGGTGTACTGCCGCCGGGAACGCCACAACCCCAGATTGCGGCCGAACCAGCGGCGCAGGTTGCTATCCACCTGAATCGAAGGCTGGGCAGCCTCTCCGCCGGGAACGGTCAGAGGAACACGGTTTTGCGCGGAAAAAAGCGACATGGACCGCGTCGATGACGCAACGGAGTGTTCCTGTTCGTCTTAGCGCTGCTGGCGCTGCAGTCAAAAACCCATAAGGTGAGCGTCGGTTTTTGCTGTCTTGCAGTCCGCGTGGTCAAGGACTCTCCCAAGACACGGCAAACACTGAAGCTATTGCTTGTGGCCGCACGACATCATCTGTCGGGTCAGGACCTCCGTGCCCTGGTGCAGTTCCTGGAACGGGAAGACCTGGGCTTCGAAGTCACACTGCAGGTGGCCGATCCCGCCCAGCAACCTGAACTGCTTGAGCTGCATCGCCTCGTGGTGACGCCAGCGCTGATCAAACTCTCACCGAACCCCAAACAGGTGTTCGCGGGAAGCAACATCCTTCAGCAACTCAAAGGATGGGTGCCCCGCTGGAAACAGGATGGTGTGGTGAGCGGCCTTGGCCTCAGCCTCAGACCGACCGAACTCGATGGAAGTCGCACCCAGAAGGAACTCCAGCTGGAAGATCAACTGCTGGTGCTGCGTCAGGAGAACGAGACGCTGATCGATCGCGTCAGCGCCCAGGAGCGCCTGTTGCGCATGGTGGCCCACGAACTGCGCACCCCACTCACGGCAGCGGCGTTGGCCCTGCAAAGCCAGAAGCTGGGCCAGATCGATATGGATCGCTTTCAGGATGTGATCACCCGGCGCCTGCAAGAGATGGAGGCCCTCTCGAAGGATTTGCTGGAGGTGGGCACCACCCGGTGGGAAACCCTGTTCAACCCGCAGCGGCTTGACCTGGCCAGCGTTTCAGCCGAAGTGATCCTCGAGCTCGAAAAATTGTGGCTGGGTCGCAACGTCGAAATCAAAACCGACATTCCCGCGGACCTGCCCAAGGTGTTTGCCGATCAGCGCCGCATGCGCCAGGTGCTGCTGAATCTCCTGGAAAACGCACTGAAATACACCGACGACGGCGGGCACATTTCGCTCACGATGCTCCACCGCACCAGCCAGCGGGTGGAAGTGAGCGTTTGTGACAGCGGCCCAGGCATTCCGGAAACGGAACAGCAGCGGATTTTTCTGGATCGGGTGCGGCTGCCGCAAACCTCCGACCAAACCACCGGCTACGGCGTGGGGCTGGCTGTCTGCCGCCGCATCGTTGAAGTGCACGGCGGCAAGATCTGGGTGGTGTCGGACCCTGGCGAAGGTGCCTGCTTCACCTTCACGGTGCCGATCTGGCAAGGACAAGGTGTCGAATGGGGTCAAGCTGTCTTGACGGAGGGTCCGACCAAGCCCTAGTGTTCATAAGTGATCAGGAGCACAGATAGCTCGCTGATTACGGCCTCGCCCCCATCGTCTAGAGGCCTAGGACACCTCCCTTTCACGGAGGCGACAGGGGTTCGAATCCCCTTGGGGGTATGACGTCATCATCGAACATGTTTTGGTGATGAATTGAGTACAAGTTCATCTTTTTTGCGGCGCTCTCCAGGCACTAGAACTTGCTGTTCGTTGAAGGCGGATTGAAATCTCTGAGATTTCGCTGTTCGATCAGCCGTTTCTGCGGTGGGCTTCCTGCACAACAGCATTGAGGTTGCTGGAGAGATCGTCCCGCAGCCGCTCCTCGATCAGACCGATCGGCATGCCAAGACAGCCTTGAACCTTCAGCTCGTACAGCAATGAACTGCCGTCAGGACGATGACGGATCTGCCAGGAGCCTTCAAAACGTCGGAAATCACCTTTCACCATGCGGAACTGCAGGAGCCCGTCCTGGCGGTATTCCGTCAGCTCCAACTGAACCTGGGCTGAGAAGCGAAGCCCCAGCAACTGCTGACTGCCCACCTGTTGGAGCCGCACCGTCTGCCCCTGGCGCTGGATCAACTCACTGGTGCTGAGGTTGGGGATGAAACGGGACAGATTCTCGTAATCCGTCAGCACATCCCAGAGCAGCTGAACGGGCAGTGAGGATTTGAGTTCAGCGGCCAGACGACGCGTCCCTTGGGGCAGCCGCTCCATGGTCTGCTCAATCGCAGTCACTGAATCTGCGGAGGTTTGAAGCCCTCGTCCAAACATTGTCTGGGGGAAAACCAAAAGAGACGCCGAGATGAGGGGCCGAACTTGAGGATCTTAAGGAGGTCGCCTGAATCACATCAGATTCTGTTCCGAACAGCAACCTTTTTGTGTGAAATCAAAGGCCACGCCTATAGTCGCGCCACCAATGGCAGGTGATTTCAATGCGGGTGTCCAATGCAGCGACAGAGCACTGCAATGAGGCTCTGTTCACTGTCGTGGCAAGTGGCCCCCAGGTCGGCTCACAACCGTCTGTGGTTCAGACCTACACCGTTGGGATGAACCAGTTTTCCGCACTTTTCAAACGATTGGGTGCCTCTGGCGCCAAAATCCTGTCTGTGAATGGTCAGGAAGTAGAGCGACAAGCTTCTCCTGTTGCCACCACCCCGGCACCTGCCAAAAAACCCGCCAAAAAACCCGCCAAAAAAGCCGTGACGTCAAGCGCCCCGAAGAAGAAGCCCCACGCCGACGTTCCGGTTAACACCTACAAGCCCAAAACACCGTTCATGGGAACGGTCACCGAGAACTACTCCCTACTTCAGGACGGTGCGATCGGCCGTGTGCAGCACATCACCTTCGATCTGGCCGGCGGCGACCCGCAGCTGAAGTACATCGAAGGCCAGAGCATCGGCATCATTCCCGAAGGAGAAGACGCCAACGGCAAACCCCATAAGCTGCGCCTGTACTCCATCGCCAGCACCCGCCACGGCGACA comes from the Synechococcus sp. A15-62 genome and includes:
- a CDS encoding cAMP phosphodiesterase, giving the protein MTLPGIKVIRRSFAAAALFLAAPLLSPATALAQASKAKPTPATAMEVNTYGVMSIATFCEARAQKIDFSKSLAVALAGQLHVIYGKHGGLLPGSKDPLPEKQFLNNAGFMIVGGALKFCPKSVPAKEKERFEKAAASLKPSKK
- a CDS encoding histidine kinase encodes the protein MVKDSPKTRQTLKLLLVAARHHLSGQDLRALVQFLEREDLGFEVTLQVADPAQQPELLELHRLVVTPALIKLSPNPKQVFAGSNILQQLKGWVPRWKQDGVVSGLGLSLRPTELDGSRTQKELQLEDQLLVLRQENETLIDRVSAQERLLRMVAHELRTPLTAAALALQSQKLGQIDMDRFQDVITRRLQEMEALSKDLLEVGTTRWETLFNPQRLDLASVSAEVILELEKLWLGRNVEIKTDIPADLPKVFADQRRMRQVLLNLLENALKYTDDGGHISLTMLHRTSQRVEVSVCDSGPGIPETEQQRIFLDRVRLPQTSDQTTGYGVGLAVCRRIVEVHGGKIWVVSDPGEGACFTFTVPIWQGQGVEWGQAVLTEGPTKP
- a CDS encoding SRPBCC family protein → MFGRGLQTSADSVTAIEQTMERLPQGTRRLAAELKSSLPVQLLWDVLTDYENLSRFIPNLSTSELIQRQGQTVRLQQVGSQQLLGLRFSAQVQLELTEYRQDGLLQFRMVKGDFRRFEGSWQIRHRPDGSSLLYELKVQGCLGMPIGLIEERLRDDLSSNLNAVVQEAHRRNG